ACACAACACTAGAACCTCAGAGTCATGTCATCGGACGGTATCGCGTTCGATTAACCCAAGTCGAACCCTATCCCAGCATCAAGCCCCAATCGACCTCAAAACCGGCTTCTGTAACTGTGGCGATTGAGCCTCAATAAAACCAACAAAATCGATCCTGATAATGAATGGGATTGATAGGTTTTCATTCAACAGAATGTATCGAAATGTGCATCTGAAATTAAATGATTTACAGGGTTTACTCCCGCCAAATGAATAGGGCAACTAAGCTCCGCAATTGAGCCCTCACCCTTGGTCAGCCAAGCGGAGCCCAGTCATGGAAGTCTCTTCGTCCTATCTCCCGCAAGCCGTCTTCGCACCGCAAGACCAAGATTTTCCTGCCCCGCGCGTCTTCATTTCGCCCCAGCGCTACATCCAAGGTCGCGGCGTAATCCACAGCGTTGGCCGCTACCTCTCCCTCATGCAAGCAAGGCGAGCCGGCGTGCTGATGTCACAACGCAGCAGTCGCAACGAAGGAGAGCCGTTACTGGCAGGACTGCGATCAGCCGGTGTTGATGCTGTCGTCAGCACCTTTCAGGGCGAATGTACGAGCGATGAAATCACGACTCACACCACCGCTTTTTCAGAAGAGCGAATCGACTGCGTGATTGCTGCAGGCGGTGGGAAGTGTATCGACACCGGTAAGGCGATCGCCTTTCGGTTGGGGATTCCTGTCGTCGTTGTCCCGACCCTTGCGTCCAACGATGCCCCCTGCTCTGCACTCTCTGTTCTCTATTCTCCGGAGGGGATTTCAGAGGGAGTCGAGTTCTATCCGAACAGCCCTGCCCTAGTGGTTGTCGATACCGACATCATTGCCGCAGCACCCGAGCGCTACCTCGTGGCAGGGATGGGTGACGCCATGGCTACTTGGTACGAGGCGCGTATCTGTCTGCTCAATCCAGCCGCCGTCACAGCTGTGGGTGCTCGTCCCACCTTGGCTTCTTGTGCGATCGGAGAAGTCTGTGCCCACACCCTCTTTCAGGAAGGCTGTGCTGCCGCTGCCGCCGTGTCCGCCAAAACGGTCAATGAAGCGCTGGAGTCAGTGGTGGAAGCGAATACCCTGCTCAGTGGGCTGGGCTTTGAGAGTGGTGGGTTGGCGGGGGCCCATGCCGTCGCCCAGAGCTATACGGCTATCTCCCATGTGCGCGACAACTACCTACACGGCGAGATGGTGGCCATGGGGACTCTTGCCCAACTGATGATGGAGTCGCGTCCTGAAGAAGCCATTCGAGTCGCCGAGTTCTTTGCCACAGTCGGCCTGCCGGTTCATCTCGGTCAACTGTCGCTTGCTGCCAGCGATACGGATGCGATCGATCTCGTCAGTGAAGCTGCGCTGGGCTTCCCCTTTGTCAGCAACATGCCGATGCCAGTGACGACAGAATTCGTGCGATCGGCAATTCTTAAAGCTCACCACTTGGGCCTGAGCGTATCCGAGCGGGTCGGAGACAGCGCTTATCGTCGTCTACAGGGCTGAGTCCCAATTCCTATGAGATAAGGGTGATGTGAGGATCACTCAATACTGAGTTTGTTTTAGGCAAAGCGTATGAAGTTGTCCTGAATGACTGCAACGAGGCTCGCTTACTTATTTGGATCCGACCCCAGCAGTTGCGATCGCCAGGGCTTGTTGGCGGTGTTTGCGCAGGGTTTCGACTGGCAGGGGGCCACGCAAATGTTGCCAAGGCAGCGCTGCTTCAGGATCCCAATCTTGGAAAACGTAGAAATCCAGCGGCGGCAATGTTCCCTTCAATTCTTTGAAAGCGCGGCGGTAACTGCCCAGCGATTCGCCATAGTGTCGAACGCGCTCCAACAGTCCGCTAATGCGGCGATCGCCTCTGGAGATCAGCGCTTGAATCACAGACCAGCTATAGCTTTCTGGGCGAAATTCGATCCCCTGCGGCCGTAACTGCTTCTGCAAAAATTGCAGCCGCTTCTCCGCTTTCGGCGACACGCCCTGCCATTGGAAGGGTGTCTGGGCTTTCGGGACAAAGGTGCTGCAACCATAGCTCAACCGGAGTCCTGGTGCTGCTTTCTTCAGCCCTTTCAGCATGTCTGCCGTTGCCAGCAGATCGTCTTCCGTTTCAGTTGGGACTCCTG
The sequence above is a segment of the Synechococcus elongatus PCC 11801 genome. Coding sequences within it:
- a CDS encoding glycerol dehydrogenase, giving the protein MEVSSSYLPQAVFAPQDQDFPAPRVFISPQRYIQGRGVIHSVGRYLSLMQARRAGVLMSQRSSRNEGEPLLAGLRSAGVDAVVSTFQGECTSDEITTHTTAFSEERIDCVIAAGGGKCIDTGKAIAFRLGIPVVVVPTLASNDAPCSALSVLYSPEGISEGVEFYPNSPALVVVDTDIIAAAPERYLVAGMGDAMATWYEARICLLNPAAVTAVGARPTLASCAIGEVCAHTLFQEGCAAAAAVSAKTVNEALESVVEANTLLSGLGFESGGLAGAHAVAQSYTAISHVRDNYLHGEMVAMGTLAQLMMESRPEEAIRVAEFFATVGLPVHLGQLSLAASDTDAIDLVSEAALGFPFVSNMPMPVTTEFVRSAILKAHHLGLSVSERVGDSAYRRLQG